The Arachis ipaensis cultivar K30076 chromosome B05, Araip1.1, whole genome shotgun sequence nucleotide sequence TTAGAATTAGCATTCCATATAAATTTGGAAGAAAAGTCTACATAGCTCAACTATTTTGCTTCCTCGAATTCACAATTTGCTTCAAACCATGCCAAAAACATGGATTGGTTGATAGTTGGCCTTTCGACCATATCTTTCAATGATTCGTGGTTTTTGAATAAAACAATCTGTCACTTGGCAAGGGAAAAGGTAAGCGAATGACTGCTAGGTACCTGTAATGGATATCATATCCCATAATTCGCCAAGTTGTTTCGCATGGATTTAAATATCCACAATCATAGTTCATCTTTATCTCATCAATCTCATCATATAATGATTTTGTAGACCCCTCGTGGTAAAAGGAAGCAGTAACATGGTCATGACCCTTGTTAACATGCTTGAACAAATATTTAATTGACCTAGATTGATTGCACCACTCAACATTGATGTGAGCACCATATTTTAACAATAAACTTCGATTGTGTGGAACAACCCATCTATTATCTAATTCAATCCCAGATTTCTTTATAGTTCTGCCATTGTCTCTGCGGCAATAAACAGGATATCCATCATAATCAATAGATGTGGAATCAACAAAACGCATAGGAAAATTCCTCAAGCACCTACCATTGTCCATACATGGTGAATCCTTTAAGGAAGCTCCACATGGACCATGAATCATCAAGTTACTGACTGCTTCATAGTACTTTGCATCAACGCTTTTATTTGGTATTTTCGCAGATATAATCTTATCAATATCATCAAGAGTAGGGTACTTGTCCCATTCATGAAGAAATAACAGTATATGTGCGTGAGGCAAACCACGCTTCTGGAATTCAATAGTGTATACCActgtgaaaagaaaaaataatagttaataagACTTTTAATTCATATAAAGGGTTTGTTACTATGTTATTACAAAATGTAACTAATCTACTCAACCAAAAATCATACTTAAAAAATACTTGCAACGACCCTTCCAAATAACATATTTACACGAAGATCTTTAGCCAAGCTATCTAGCTTCATTTTAAACATTCTACATACAATGACAGGCCTGCCTTCAGCTTTTAGTCCCCGAGTAGACAAATGATCCACTATTTCTGGCCATTTAGGATTGCATGTAAAGGTAAAGAATAAATTAGGATAACCAACTTTGGTACAAATTGCCATAGCATCTTGATAATTCTGAATTATATATCTAAGACCTCCAACAAAAGTTGCTGGAAAGACTATACATCTATCGTGTGTAGTTGCCGAATTATCTCCATTCACAACAGCTTCACAGATACCTTTATAGAGATCACACTGTACATTTTTCTGGTGAAAACGATAATAATCTAATTGAGATGATTCGATCATTGAATATGCATCAACTATGAATTGTTGGAATAGTCGTCTAGAATAAAGCAAAGGAGAACTGTCAGAGAATCTTCTCTGAATATAAAATGCAAAATAGTCCCTCATTGTTACACACTTTTCTTCGTTGTCATTCTTTCTTTTAATGCGATTAAGTGGTATATGCTCTCGAAAGCCATCCTCTCCATATGGAAACAAAATTGGACACTGTAATCCAAGATAAGATAGATTCAGTTCGGTTATACGCTGAAGACTTCCAGTTTGGGTTTGAACAACAATATCTCTTTCAGTTCGTGATGCATCAAAATCACCCACAATTATTCCAGCCACTTCTGATACCGAGGGCAAATTATATCTTCTTCCATCTCGTCCTCTCTTACCAATAAGCCTAAGCTTAACATTTTTTTGAGTGCCATTGTTCAAAAAGTCTCTAACCATGCGAAATGACTTTACTAACACATTATTTTTATCAAGCATCTCCTTTAGTTGTTGGATAATTAGCATATCAACTTTGCTCCTTTAATCATTCCCACTGTCCAAAATTAAATCTCTGCTTTATTATATGGTTCATGAAACTATTAAACTCAATTCAGGACTAACTTTAATGTTTATAATTAGGTAAACCCTACTAAAATACTAAAAGAAATATAATCaattattatttcttaattttaaatCATGTTTAATCCActttagaaagaaagaaaatcttaTTAATATACCTTGATTGAGCACCCTTAACAATGCAAGACAAATAAatctaataaattaaatttattaattgaaTGAAATTTAACATAGAGATACACCACTAAGAATATATACCTTACAACTTGGATTCTATTAGATATCTCATTGTCCGtgtcatatatatataattatggcCCAATCGTCTA carries:
- the LOC107640544 gene encoding uncharacterized protein LOC107640544, which gives rise to MVRDFLNNGTQKNVKLRLIGKRGRDGRRYNLPSVSEVAGIIVGDFDASRTERDIVVQTQTGSLQRITELNLSYLGLQCPILFPYGEDGFREHIPLNRIKRKNDNEEKCVTMRDYFAFYIQRRFSDSSPLLYSRRLFQQFIVDAYSMIESSQLDYYRFHQKNVQCDLYKGICEAVVNGDNSATTHDRCIVFPATFVGGLRYIIQNYQDAMAICTKVGYPNLFFTFTCNPKWPEIVDHLSTRGLKAEGRPVIVCRMFKMKLDSLAKDLRVNMLFGRVVAMVYTIEFQKRGLPHAHILLFLHEWDKYPTLDDIDKIISAKIPNKSVDAKYYEAVSNLMIHGPCGASLKDSPCMDNGRCLRNFPMRFVDSTSIDYDGYPVYCRRDNGRTIKKSGIELDNRWVVPHNRSLLLKYGAHINVEWCNQSRSIKYLFKHVNKGHDHVTASFYHEGSTKSLYDEIDEIKMNYDCGYLNPCETTWRIMGYDIHYRYLAVIRLPFPLPSDRLFYSKTTNH